In one Streptomyces marincola genomic region, the following are encoded:
- the rpsM gene encoding 30S ribosomal protein S13, whose protein sequence is MARLAGVDLPRDKRVEVALTYVFGIGRTLAKETLSYTGINPDTRVRDLGEEDLVKLREYVDNNIKTEGDLRREIQADIRRKVEIQCYEGLRHRRGLPVHGQRTKTNARTRKGPRRAIAGKKKPGKK, encoded by the coding sequence ATGGCACGCCTCGCAGGCGTTGATCTCCCGCGCGACAAGCGCGTGGAGGTCGCTCTCACCTACGTCTTCGGCATCGGTCGCACCCTTGCCAAGGAGACCCTCTCGTACACCGGGATCAACCCGGACACGCGCGTGCGCGACCTCGGCGAGGAGGACCTCGTCAAGCTCCGCGAGTACGTGGACAACAACATCAAGACCGAGGGTGACCTCCGGCGCGAGATCCAGGCCGACATCCGTCGCAAGGTCGAGATCCAGTGCTACGAGGGGCTGCGCCACCGCCGCGGCCTGCCCGTCCACGGCCAGCGCACCAAGACGAACGCTCGCACCCGCAAGGGCCCGCGTCGCGCGATCGCCGGCAAGAAGAAGCCGGGCAAGAAGTAG
- the rpsK gene encoding 30S ribosomal protein S11, with product MPPKGRTAGAKKVRRKEKKNVAHGHAHIKSTFNNTIVSITDPTGNVISWASAGHVGFKGSRKSTPFAAQMAAENAARRAQEHGMRKVDVFVKGPGSGRETAIRSLQATGLEVGSIQDVTPTPHNGCRPPKRRRV from the coding sequence ATGCCTCCAAAGGGCCGTACAGCCGGCGCCAAGAAGGTGCGCCGCAAGGAAAAGAAGAACGTCGCTCACGGGCACGCCCACATCAAGAGCACGTTCAACAACACGATCGTCTCGATCACCGACCCCACGGGCAACGTGATCTCCTGGGCCTCCGCCGGCCACGTCGGCTTCAAGGGCTCGCGCAAGTCGACGCCGTTCGCGGCGCAGATGGCCGCGGAGAACGCCGCGCGCCGCGCGCAGGAGCACGGCATGCGCAAGGTCGATGTCTTCGTCAAGGGGCCCGGCTCCGGTCGCGAGACCGCGATCCGCTCCCTTCAGGCCACCGGTCTTGAGGTCGGCTCGATCCAGGACGTGACCCCGACCCCGCACAACGGCTGCCGCCCGCCCAAGCGCCGTCGTGTCTGA
- the rpsD gene encoding 30S ribosomal protein S4 — MARYTGADCKRCRREKQKLFLKGAKCESAKCPIEIRPYPPGEHGRGRTKDSEYLLQKREKQKCARIYGVLEKQFRGYYNEANRQQGKTGENLLRILESRLDNVVYRAGFAKSRDHARQLVRHGHILLNGRKNDIPSARVSPNDIVEVRESSRQMTPFQVAVAEAGDKTVPAWLEAIPSRLRILVHSLPERQVIDTQVQEQLIVELYSK, encoded by the coding sequence ATGGCGCGTTACACCGGGGCCGACTGCAAGCGTTGCCGTCGGGAGAAGCAGAAGCTCTTCCTCAAGGGAGCCAAGTGCGAGAGCGCTAAGTGCCCGATCGAGATCCGTCCTTACCCCCCGGGTGAGCACGGACGCGGGCGCACCAAGGACAGCGAGTACCTGCTCCAGAAGCGCGAGAAGCAGAAGTGCGCGCGCATCTACGGGGTGCTGGAAAAGCAGTTCCGCGGTTACTACAACGAGGCGAACCGCCAGCAGGGCAAGACGGGTGAGAACCTGCTGCGCATCCTGGAGTCCCGCCTCGACAACGTGGTCTACCGGGCCGGCTTCGCCAAGTCCCGCGACCACGCCCGTCAGCTGGTGCGGCACGGCCACATCCTGCTCAACGGCCGGAAGAACGACATCCCCTCCGCGCGGGTGTCCCCGAACGACATCGTCGAGGTGCGGGAGTCCTCCCGCCAGATGACGCCGTTCCAGGTCGCGGTCGCCGAGGCCGGCGACAAGACCGTTCCGGCGTGGCTTGAGGCCATCCCGTCGCGGCTGCGGATCCTCGTGCACTCGCTGCCCGAGCGCCAGGTGATCGACACCCAGGTGCAGGAACAGCTGATCGTCGAGCTCTACTCGAAGTAA
- a CDS encoding DNA-directed RNA polymerase subunit alpha, whose translation MLIAQRPSLTEEVVDEFRSRFVIEPLEPGFGYTLGNSLRRTLLSSIPGAAVTSIRIDGVLHEFTTVPGVKEDVTDLILNIKQLVVSSEHDEPVVMYLRKQGPGLVTAADIAPPAGVEVHNPDLVLATLNNKGKLEMELTVERGRGYVSAVQNKQVGQEIGRIPVDSIYSPVLKVTYKVEATRVEQRTDFDKLIVDVETKEAMRPRDAMASAGKTLVELFGLARELNVDAEGIDMGPSPTDAALAADLALPIEELELTVRSYNCLKREGIHSVGELVARSEADLLDIRNFGAKSIDEVKAKLAGMGLALKDSPPGFDPTTAADAFGAEDDGDTGFAETEQY comes from the coding sequence ATGCTGATCGCTCAGCGCCCATCCCTGACCGAAGAGGTCGTCGACGAGTTCCGCTCCCGGTTCGTGATCGAGCCGCTTGAGCCGGGCTTCGGCTACACCCTCGGCAACTCCCTGCGGCGCACGCTGCTGTCCTCCATCCCCGGCGCCGCCGTGACGAGCATCCGCATCGACGGCGTGCTGCACGAGTTCACCACCGTGCCCGGGGTCAAGGAGGACGTCACCGACCTGATCCTCAACATCAAGCAGCTCGTCGTCTCCTCCGAGCACGACGAGCCGGTCGTGATGTACCTGCGCAAGCAGGGCCCCGGCCTGGTGACGGCGGCGGACATCGCCCCGCCGGCCGGCGTCGAGGTGCACAACCCCGACCTGGTGCTGGCGACCCTGAACAACAAGGGCAAGCTGGAGATGGAGCTGACCGTCGAGCGCGGTCGCGGCTACGTCTCGGCCGTGCAGAACAAGCAGGTCGGCCAGGAGATCGGCCGCATCCCGGTGGACTCCATCTACAGCCCCGTGCTGAAGGTCACCTACAAGGTGGAGGCCACCCGTGTCGAGCAGCGCACCGACTTCGACAAGCTGATCGTCGACGTCGAGACGAAGGAGGCCATGCGTCCGCGCGACGCGATGGCGTCCGCGGGTAAGACCCTCGTCGAGCTGTTCGGCCTGGCGCGCGAGCTGAACGTCGACGCCGAGGGCATCGACATGGGCCCCTCGCCGACCGACGCCGCGCTCGCCGCCGACCTGGCGCTGCCGATCGAGGAGCTGGAGCTGACGGTCCGCTCCTACAACTGCCTCAAGCGCGAGGGCATCCACTCGGTGGGCGAGCTGGTCGCGCGTTCCGAGGCGGACCTGCTCGACATCCGCAACTTCGGCGCCAAGTCGATCGACGAGGTCAAGGCGAAGCTGGCCGGCATGGGCCTGGCCCTGAAGGACAGCCCGCCCGGATTCGACCCGACCACCGCGGCCGACGCGTTCGGCGCGGAGGACGACGGCGACACGGGCTTCGCCGAGACCGAGCAGTACTGA
- the rplQ gene encoding 50S ribosomal protein L17: protein MPTPTKGRRLGGSPAHERLLLANLATALFEHGRITTTVAKARRLRPVAERLITKAKKGDLHNRRQVMQTIRDKSVVHTLFTEIGPKFANRPGGYTRITKIGPRRGDNAPMAVIELVEALTVQQEAVGEAEAATRRSVKEQEQSGASLEKAPETAAEDTGTADAAESAADAGEAAEEKKDEKGDKEA, encoded by the coding sequence ATGCCGACGCCTACCAAGGGCCGCAGGCTGGGTGGCAGCCCCGCTCACGAGCGTCTGCTGCTGGCGAACCTCGCCACCGCACTCTTCGAGCACGGCCGCATCACCACCACCGTGGCCAAGGCCCGGCGGCTGCGCCCGGTGGCCGAGCGCCTGATCACCAAGGCGAAGAAGGGCGACCTGCACAACCGCCGCCAGGTGATGCAGACCATCCGTGACAAGAGCGTGGTCCACACGCTGTTCACGGAGATCGGCCCGAAGTTCGCCAACCGGCCGGGTGGCTACACCCGCATCACGAAGATCGGCCCGCGGCGCGGCGACAACGCGCCGATGGCGGTCATCGAGCTGGTCGAGGCGCTCACCGTGCAGCAGGAGGCGGTCGGCGAGGCCGAGGCCGCGACGCGCCGCTCGGTGAAGGAGCAGGAGCAGTCGGGCGCGAGCCTGGAGAAGGCGCCGGAGACGGCGGCCGAGGACACCGGGACCGCCGACGCGGCCGAGTCCGCCGCGGACGCCGGTGAGGCGGCCGAGGAGAAGAAGGACGAGAAGGGCGACAAGGAAGCCTGA
- a CDS encoding Uma2 family endonuclease yields MSVHPATRAEEPQRPDPADLLIAIEEAAQAPIRPEYVEGLILAPPRPDHEHNAAAFELSSQLRSAGFGLAGLGNGYRVGLGNGRTVALLIPDFSVLRREPTDLDEAYRTAREGWYPIDMLALAGEVTSGNHETDTGPKLRAYATADVPVYVLVHRQEGRAYAHSDPVSVPAAPAESHYRAVASVELGGTLRLPDPYPALDTGFLARRP; encoded by the coding sequence ATGAGCGTCCATCCCGCCACCCGGGCCGAGGAACCGCAGCGACCCGACCCCGCCGACCTGCTGATCGCGATCGAGGAGGCGGCTCAGGCGCCGATCAGGCCCGAGTACGTCGAGGGGTTGATCCTCGCGCCGCCGCGGCCCGACCACGAGCACAACGCGGCGGCCTTCGAACTGAGCAGCCAGCTGCGCTCGGCCGGATTCGGCCTCGCCGGCCTCGGGAACGGCTACCGGGTGGGACTGGGCAACGGCAGGACCGTCGCCCTGCTGATCCCGGACTTCTCCGTCCTGCGCAGGGAGCCGACCGATCTCGACGAGGCGTACCGCACGGCGCGCGAGGGCTGGTACCCCATCGACATGCTCGCCCTCGCGGGCGAGGTGACCTCGGGCAACCACGAGACCGACACGGGCCCCAAGCTGCGTGCCTACGCGACGGCGGACGTACCGGTGTACGTCCTGGTGCACCGGCAGGAGGGCCGGGCCTACGCCCACTCCGACCCCGTCTCCGTGCCCGCGGCGCCGGCCGAGAGCCACTACCGGGCCGTCGCCTCCGTCGAGCTGGGCGGCACGCTGCGCCTGCCCGACCCGTACCCCGCCCTCGACACCGGGTTCCTCGCGCGCCGACCGTAG
- the truA gene encoding tRNA pseudouridine(38-40) synthase TruA has product MSDEVRAGCTRVRLDVSYDGAEFSGWARQAGRRTVQEEIEEALRVVTRSGERRLELTVAGRTDAGVHARGQVAHVDLPTEVWAEQDEGRLVRRLAGRLPHDVRVWRAEAAPPHFNARFSAIWRRYAYRVSDHPGGVDPLLRGHVLWHNWPLDVAAMNEASAGLLGEHDFAAFCRRREGATTIRALRDLRWERRPDGVVEGTVRADAFCHNMVRSLVGALLFVGDGHRAPDWPARVLAARVRDSAVHVVRPHGLTLEEVAYPADDELAARNVQARRLRTLAGAEA; this is encoded by the coding sequence GTGAGTGATGAGGTGCGGGCCGGGTGCACGCGGGTGCGGCTCGATGTGTCGTACGACGGGGCCGAGTTCTCCGGGTGGGCGCGGCAGGCGGGGCGCAGGACCGTTCAGGAGGAGATCGAGGAGGCGCTGCGGGTCGTCACGCGCTCGGGGGAGCGGCGGCTGGAGCTGACGGTGGCGGGCCGCACGGACGCGGGGGTGCACGCGCGCGGTCAGGTGGCGCACGTGGACCTGCCCACCGAGGTGTGGGCCGAGCAGGACGAGGGGCGCCTGGTGCGCAGGCTCGCCGGGCGGCTGCCGCACGACGTGCGGGTGTGGCGCGCGGAGGCGGCGCCGCCGCACTTCAACGCCAGGTTCTCCGCGATCTGGCGCCGCTACGCCTACCGCGTCAGCGATCATCCGGGCGGCGTCGACCCGTTGCTGCGCGGGCACGTGCTGTGGCACAACTGGCCGCTGGACGTGGCCGCCATGAACGAGGCCTCGGCGGGGCTGCTCGGCGAGCACGACTTCGCGGCGTTCTGCCGGCGGCGGGAGGGCGCCACGACCATCCGCGCGCTGCGCGACCTGCGGTGGGAGCGGCGGCCCGACGGCGTCGTGGAGGGGACCGTGCGGGCGGACGCGTTCTGCCACAACATGGTGCGTTCCCTGGTGGGCGCGTTGCTGTTCGTCGGGGACGGGCACAGGGCGCCCGACTGGCCGGCGCGGGTCCTGGCGGCCCGGGTGCGGGACTCGGCGGTGCACGTGGTGCGACCGCACGGCCTCACGCTCGAAGAGGTGGCGTACCCGGCGGACGACGAGCTGGCCGCGCGCAACGTCCAGGCGCGCCGCCTGCGCACGCTGGCCGGCGCGGAGGCGTAG
- a CDS encoding ATP-binding cassette domain-containing protein, whose protein sequence is MGHVEAAHLEYDLPDGRVLLDDVSFRVGEGEAAALVGANGAGKTTLLRLVTGELRPRAGTVAVSGGLGVMPQFVGSVRDGRTVRDLLVSVAPPRVREAALAVDAAELALLSGDSADDEAAQLAYAQALADWAEVRGYEAETLWDMCTMAALHTPYERARWREVRTLSGGEQKRLVLEALLRGGDEVLLLDEPDNYLDVPGKRWLEERLRETRKTVLFVSHDRELLARAARKIISVEPGPAGSDVWVHGGGFATYHEARERRFERFEELRRRWDERRAQLKRLVVDLRQYAARSDEMASRYRAAQTRLRKFEEAGPPQEPPRRQRITMRLAGGRTGVRAFTCERLELTGLMKPFDVEVFYGERVAVLGANGSGKSHFLRLLAGEDVAHTGVCRSGARVVPGHFAQTHAHPELFGRTLLDILWTEHARDRGAATSALRRYELDRQAQQPFDRLSGGQQARFQILLLELAGSTALLLDEPTDNLDLESAEALQEGLAAYRGTVLAVTHDRWFARSFDRFLVFGADGRVRETAEPVWDEERAAR, encoded by the coding sequence GTGGGACATGTGGAGGCCGCGCATCTGGAATACGACCTGCCCGACGGGCGGGTGCTGCTCGACGACGTCTCGTTCCGGGTGGGCGAGGGGGAGGCCGCGGCCCTGGTGGGGGCGAACGGCGCGGGCAAGACGACGCTGCTGCGGCTGGTGACGGGGGAGCTGAGACCGCGCGCCGGGACCGTCGCGGTCAGTGGCGGCCTGGGCGTGATGCCGCAGTTCGTGGGGAGCGTGCGCGACGGCAGGACCGTGCGCGACCTGCTGGTCTCGGTCGCCCCGCCGCGCGTGCGTGAGGCCGCGCTCGCCGTGGACGCCGCGGAGCTCGCCCTGCTCTCCGGGGACTCGGCCGACGACGAGGCCGCGCAGCTGGCCTACGCGCAGGCGCTGGCCGACTGGGCCGAGGTGCGCGGCTACGAGGCCGAGACGCTGTGGGACATGTGCACGATGGCGGCGCTGCACACCCCCTACGAACGCGCCAGGTGGCGCGAGGTGCGCACGCTGTCGGGCGGCGAGCAGAAGCGCCTGGTGCTCGAAGCGCTGCTGCGCGGCGGGGACGAGGTGCTGCTGCTCGACGAGCCGGACAACTACCTCGACGTGCCGGGCAAGCGCTGGCTTGAGGAGCGGCTGCGCGAGACGCGCAAGACGGTGCTGTTCGTCTCGCACGACCGCGAGCTGCTGGCGCGCGCGGCGCGCAAGATCATCAGTGTGGAGCCGGGCCCCGCGGGCTCGGACGTGTGGGTGCACGGCGGCGGCTTCGCGACGTACCACGAGGCGCGGGAGAGGCGGTTCGAGCGGTTCGAGGAGCTGAGGCGGCGCTGGGACGAGCGGCGGGCGCAGCTGAAGCGGCTGGTCGTCGACCTGCGGCAGTACGCGGCGCGCAGCGACGAGATGGCCTCGCGGTACCGGGCGGCCCAGACGCGGCTGCGCAAGTTCGAGGAGGCGGGTCCGCCGCAGGAGCCGCCGCGCAGGCAGCGGATCACCATGCGGCTCGCGGGCGGCAGGACGGGGGTGCGGGCGTTCACGTGCGAGCGGCTTGAGCTGACCGGGCTGATGAAGCCGTTCGACGTGGAGGTGTTCTACGGCGAGCGGGTCGCGGTGCTGGGTGCGAACGGCTCGGGCAAGTCGCACTTCCTGCGGCTGCTCGCGGGCGAGGACGTCGCGCACACCGGCGTGTGCCGGTCGGGCGCGCGCGTCGTTCCCGGGCACTTCGCGCAGACGCACGCGCACCCGGAGCTGTTCGGGCGTACCCTGCTCGACATCCTGTGGACCGAGCACGCGCGGGACCGGGGCGCGGCCACCTCGGCGCTGCGCAGGTACGAGCTCGACCGGCAGGCGCAGCAGCCGTTCGACCGGCTCTCCGGCGGCCAGCAGGCCAGGTTCCAGATCCTGCTGCTCGAACTCGCGGGGTCGACGGCGCTGCTCCTGGACGAGCCGACGGACAACCTGGACCTGGAGAGCGCGGAGGCGTTGCAGGAGGGGCTCGCGGCGTACCGGGGGACGGTGCTCGCGGTGACGCACGACCGGTGGTTCGCGCGTTCCTTCGACCGCTTCCTGGTGTTCGGCGCCGACGGCCGGGTGCGGGAGACGGCGGAGCCGGTGTGGGACGAGGAGCGGGCGGCCCGGTAG
- the rplM gene encoding 50S ribosomal protein L13 produces the protein MRTYSPKPADIQRQWHVIDAADVVLGRLASQAATLLRGKHKPIYAPHVDTGDFVVIINADKVHLSGNKATQKLAYRHSGYPGGLRSVRYEDLLKNNPEKAVEKAVKGMLPKNTLGRQMFSKLKVYAGAEHPHAAQRPAPFEITQVAQ, from the coding sequence GTGCGTACGTACAGCCCCAAGCCCGCCGACATCCAGCGTCAGTGGCACGTCATCGACGCTGCCGATGTCGTACTGGGCCGCCTGGCGTCCCAGGCCGCCACCCTTCTGCGGGGCAAGCACAAGCCGATCTACGCGCCGCACGTCGACACCGGCGACTTCGTCGTCATCATCAACGCCGACAAGGTGCACCTCTCCGGCAACAAGGCCACGCAGAAGCTCGCCTACCGGCACTCGGGCTACCCGGGTGGTCTGCGGTCGGTCCGCTACGAGGACCTGCTGAAGAACAACCCGGAGAAGGCCGTGGAGAAGGCCGTCAAGGGCATGCTCCCGAAGAACACCCTGGGCCGTCAGATGTTCTCCAAGCTGAAGGTGTACGCGGGCGCCGAGCACCCGCACGCCGCTCAGCGGCCCGCGCCGTTCGAGATCACCCAGGTCGCGCAGTAA
- the rpsI gene encoding 30S ribosomal protein S9 yields MAETTPETLDAEVPEVEEYTTESAPEEFAAEGEAPTARFGDPQPGAGTGRRKNAIARVRIIPGSGKWKINGRTLEGYFPNKVHQQSVNEPFKVLELDERYDVVARIAGGGISGQAGALRLGVARALNEADVDNNRGPLKKAGFLTRDARAVERKKAGLKKARKGTQYSKR; encoded by the coding sequence GTGGCCGAGACCACCCCTGAAACCCTTGACGCCGAGGTCCCCGAGGTCGAGGAGTACACGACCGAGAGCGCACCCGAGGAGTTCGCCGCCGAGGGCGAGGCCCCGACGGCGCGCTTCGGCGACCCGCAGCCCGGCGCCGGCACCGGCCGCCGCAAGAACGCGATCGCCCGCGTGCGGATCATCCCGGGCAGCGGCAAGTGGAAGATCAACGGCCGCACCCTGGAGGGGTACTTCCCCAACAAGGTGCACCAGCAGTCCGTGAACGAGCCGTTCAAGGTGCTCGAACTGGACGAGCGCTACGACGTCGTGGCCCGCATCGCCGGCGGCGGCATCTCCGGCCAGGCCGGCGCGCTGCGCCTCGGCGTGGCCCGCGCGCTGAACGAGGCGGACGTGGACAACAACCGCGGCCCGCTCAAGAAGGCCGGCTTCCTCACCCGTGACGCCCGCGCGGTGGAGCGGAAGAAGGCGGGTCTGAAGAAGGCCCGCAAGGGGACGCAGTACAGCAAGCGCTGA
- the glmM gene encoding phosphoglucosamine mutase — MGRLFGTDGVRGVANADLTAEMALGLSVAAAGVLAGPGGEPGRRPVAVVGRDPRASGEFLEAAVVAGLASAGVDVLRVGVLPTPAVAYLTGSLGADFGVMLSASHNPMPDNGVKFFARGGHKLADELEDRIEAAYWEHAAGRPWDRPVGAGVGRVTEYGEGFDRYVAHLVGVLPHRLDGLKVVVDAAHGAASRVAPEAFARAGAEIVTIGAEPDGLNINDGYGSTHLDALRAAVPAHGADLGIAVDGDADRCLAVDGTGADIDGDQILAVLGVAMREAGTLRHDTVVATVMSNLGLTLAMQREGLRLRQTAVGDRYVLEEMKRGGYSLGGEQSGHVIVLDHATTGDGTLTGLMLAARVAATRRPLAELALVMDRLPQVLINVRDVDKARVADCRELAEAVIEAERQLGDTGRVLLRPSGTEPLVRVMVEAADAAQARAVASGLADVVKSALG, encoded by the coding sequence GTGGGACGACTCTTCGGCACGGACGGCGTGCGCGGTGTCGCCAACGCGGATCTCACGGCTGAGATGGCGCTCGGCCTGTCCGTGGCGGCGGCGGGCGTGCTCGCGGGGCCGGGCGGCGAGCCCGGGCGGCGGCCGGTCGCCGTGGTGGGGCGCGACCCGCGGGCCTCGGGGGAGTTCCTGGAGGCGGCCGTGGTCGCGGGGCTCGCCAGCGCGGGCGTGGACGTGCTGCGGGTCGGGGTCCTGCCGACGCCCGCGGTGGCCTATCTGACGGGTTCGCTCGGTGCCGACTTCGGCGTGATGCTGTCCGCGAGCCACAACCCGATGCCGGACAACGGCGTCAAGTTCTTCGCCCGGGGCGGCCACAAGCTGGCCGACGAGCTGGAGGACCGCATCGAGGCGGCCTACTGGGAGCACGCGGCGGGCCGCCCGTGGGACCGTCCCGTGGGCGCGGGCGTGGGGCGCGTCACCGAGTACGGCGAGGGCTTCGACCGTTACGTGGCGCACCTGGTGGGCGTGCTGCCGCACCGGCTCGACGGCCTGAAGGTCGTGGTCGACGCCGCGCACGGCGCGGCCTCGCGGGTGGCGCCCGAGGCGTTCGCGCGGGCCGGCGCGGAGATCGTGACGATCGGCGCGGAGCCCGACGGCCTCAACATCAACGACGGCTACGGCTCCACGCACCTGGACGCGCTGCGGGCCGCCGTCCCGGCGCACGGCGCTGACCTGGGCATCGCGGTCGACGGCGACGCCGACCGCTGCCTCGCGGTGGACGGCACGGGCGCCGACATCGACGGCGACCAGATCCTCGCGGTGCTCGGCGTGGCGATGCGGGAGGCGGGCACGCTGCGGCACGACACGGTGGTGGCCACGGTGATGTCGAACCTGGGGCTCACGCTCGCCATGCAGCGCGAGGGCCTGCGGCTGCGGCAGACGGCGGTGGGCGACCGCTACGTGCTTGAGGAGATGAAGCGCGGCGGCTACTCGCTGGGCGGGGAGCAGTCCGGGCACGTGATCGTGCTCGACCACGCCACGACGGGCGACGGCACGCTGACCGGCCTGATGCTGGCCGCGCGGGTCGCGGCGACGCGCCGCCCGCTCGCGGAGCTGGCCCTGGTGATGGACCGGCTGCCGCAGGTGCTGATCAACGTGCGGGACGTGGACAAGGCGCGGGTCGCCGACTGCCGCGAGCTGGCCGAGGCCGTGATCGAGGCGGAGCGCCAGCTGGGTGACACCGGGCGTGTGCTGCTGCGGCCCTCGGGCACCGAGCCGCTGGTGCGGGTCATGGTCGAGGCGGCGGACGCGGCGCAGGCCCGCGCGGTGGCCTCGGGCCTCGCGGACGTCGTCAAGTCCGCTCTGGGCTGA
- the coaA gene encoding type I pantothenate kinase has translation MRVATSLQAPSPYVDLTRAEWSALRARTPLPLTAEEVEALRGLGDVIDLPEVREVYLPLSRLLNLYFGATGGLRGAVSTFLGGPQPTTPFVIAVAGSVAVGKSTVSRLLRALLARWPEHPRVELVTTDGFLLPNAELDRRGLMMRKGFPESYDRRALTRFVAQVKSGAEEVSAPVYSHLTYDIVPGERAVVRRPDILIIEGLNVLQPAQHGQVGLADYFDFSVYVDARPADIRSWYLDRFRALRATAFQNPDSYFSKYAEVPEEVAMEYAETNWRTINEPNLLANIAPTRPRATLILQKGADHTVRRLRLRKL, from the coding sequence GTGCGCGTGGCAACCTCGCTCCAGGCACCGAGCCCGTACGTCGACCTCACCCGCGCCGAGTGGAGCGCGCTGCGCGCCCGCACGCCGCTGCCGCTCACGGCGGAGGAGGTCGAGGCGCTGCGCGGCCTCGGCGACGTGATAGACCTGCCCGAGGTCAGGGAGGTCTACCTGCCCCTGTCCCGGCTGCTCAACCTGTACTTCGGCGCGACCGGCGGGCTCCGCGGCGCGGTCAGCACGTTCCTCGGCGGCCCCCAGCCGACGACCCCGTTCGTCATCGCCGTGGCCGGCAGCGTCGCGGTCGGCAAGTCCACCGTCTCGCGCCTGCTGCGGGCGCTCCTCGCCCGCTGGCCCGAGCACCCCCGCGTCGAACTCGTCACCACCGACGGCTTCCTGCTGCCCAACGCCGAACTCGACCGCCGCGGCCTGATGATGCGGAAGGGCTTCCCCGAGTCCTACGACCGCCGCGCCCTGACCCGTTTCGTGGCCCAGGTGAAGTCGGGCGCAGAAGAGGTCTCCGCCCCGGTCTACTCCCACCTCACCTACGACATCGTGCCGGGCGAACGCGCTGTGGTCCGCCGCCCCGACATCCTCATCATCGAGGGCCTGAACGTCCTCCAGCCCGCGCAGCACGGACAGGTCGGCCTGGCCGACTACTTCGACTTCTCCGTATACGTCGACGCCCGCCCCGCCGATATCCGCAGCTGGTATCTCGACCGGTTCCGCGCGCTGCGCGCGACCGCCTTCCAGAACCCCGACAGCTATTTCAGCAAATACGCCGAGGTCCCGGAAGAGGTCGCCATGGAATACGCGGAGACGAATTGGCGGACCATCAACGAGCCGAACCTGCTGGCCAACATCGCGCCCACCCGGCCCCGGGCCACGCTGATCCTCCAGAAGGGCGCCGACCACACCGTGCGCCGCCTGCGGCTGCGCAAGCTGTGA
- a CDS encoding glutamine--fructose-6-phosphate aminotransferase, which produces MCGMVGYAGAQAQSALDVVLAGLGGLEQVDDGSRGSAGVVVLSDGCLATAGATGPLAALHDELARRPLPLGGSAVGQLRCASGPCGARGAAAGPPAAQPSLDAAGRGAVVYQGSLDNGAELRAALAGRGHRLDAGGDSAVVAHLLAEQFSSCVDLGEALRQVSRVLVGRFAVIAVHADEPETVAGVQRGLSLFAGVGDGESFLASHAEALDGRVREVVELWGDDLALLRRESDEVRCEVTDARGSVVRA; this is translated from the coding sequence ATGTGCGGGATGGTCGGTTACGCGGGTGCGCAGGCGCAGTCCGCCCTCGATGTGGTGCTCGCGGGACTCGGCGGGCTCGAACAGGTGGACGACGGATCACGCGGGTCCGCCGGGGTCGTGGTCCTCTCGGACGGCTGCCTCGCGACGGCCGGCGCGACCGGGCCGCTCGCGGCCCTGCACGACGAGCTGGCCCGGCGCCCCTTGCCGCTGGGCGGCAGCGCGGTCGGGCAGCTGCGCTGCGCGTCGGGGCCCTGCGGGGCCCGGGGCGCGGCGGCCGGGCCGCCCGCCGCGCAGCCGAGCCTGGACGCGGCGGGCCGGGGCGCGGTGGTGTATCAGGGCTCGCTGGACAACGGCGCCGAGCTGCGCGCCGCGCTCGCCGGGCGGGGGCACCGGCTGGACGCGGGCGGCGACTCGGCGGTGGTCGCCCACCTGCTGGCCGAGCAGTTCTCCTCGTGCGTCGACCTGGGGGAGGCGCTGCGGCAGGTGAGCCGCGTGCTCGTGGGGCGGTTCGCGGTGATCGCCGTGCACGCCGACGAGCCGGAGACGGTGGCGGGCGTGCAGCGCGGGCTGTCCCTGTTCGCGGGGGTCGGGGACGGCGAGTCGTTCCTCGCCTCGCACGCCGAGGCCCTCGACGGCCGGGTGCGCGAAGTGGTCGAACTGTGGGGCGACGACCTGGCGCTGCTGCGGCGGGAGTCCGACGAGGTGCGGTGCGAGGTCACGGACGCGCGCGGGAGCGTGGTCCGCGCGTGA